TACTGACAAACGAATATTATTTTATTAAAGCACCGAATTGTTTGTTAAAACGATTTACACGTCCACGATTATCTATAGCACGTTGTGTGCCTGTATAAAATGAATGACAAAAACCACAAACATCCAAATTAATATTATTATGTAGAGTAGTTTTTATTTCAATGACGCTGCCACACGAACAAAACGCTTTAATTTCTTTATATTTTGGATGAATATTTTTTTTCATATGTAATTATATCATAAAATTTAAAAAATTATTAAAAACAGAAATTTACCCATTACTCATTCCAGTAAAACAACTTATATTATAAAACTAATAACAACAATGCATATCAAAATACAGCACACTCTTGTCTTTTTACATTATATAACAAATAACAATTTTTTCAAAGTAATTAACTATTGCAATAAATGAAACTCAAAAAACTTAAAAAATAATAATAATTGACTTTGCAACACTGTTATTCTGAATATATAAATCATGCTTCAAAATACTTCTTTATAAATTAAAATAATATAAAACATGTATTATAAAATTTACCTGAAAATAAAACATCTAAAATACTATCATAACACGATAATAATACCAAATTAAAATAAAAGAATCATTTTTTTTCCTTTACAAAAAAAATATAATACTTTATATATAAAACAATGATATTCCATGTTATTCTCTAATTGCTTGTATTGCTCCTTAAATATTCAAACATCGAACAAAACAAAATAACAAAACTACAGTGATCAACAAAGACTACATAAATATAGATAGCAAAAAAAAAACAGAAAAAACATAAAAAATTAACATCAAATCATAATAGAATAAAATACACAAGACTAATAATTATAACGCTACTTATCTTTTATGTGATCTTTATCTATTATATTTATTCCAACAAACTCCAGAAAAATGCTGTTATATCTAAAACCAAAATATCTGAGTATAATCAAAAAATAAGTACAAACCTGCCCCCCAAACCAAAAGAAAAATGGCATTATATTAAAGAACTAAAACGATAAAAACTATATAAAATAAATGAACAAATTAAAAAACGTCAAAAAATTACGAAATATACCAAAATAACTAAAGTACATATATATGATAAATAACGATAAACTGAACCGCGCCAATATTATCATATTCCTATAACTGAGAATTACTGAACGTACCTGTACATAAACTTATAACGGTATACTTAAACATGTTCTGATTGTATGTAAAAATATCAACTTCACATCTAAACCATATTCCAAATAGTTTATAAAATATAGACTCATGATATGTACATAAATAATACACCATAACCAGTATGTCTGGTTATACATAAAAATCCTTGACCTATCTATATTCCAAAACAAAAAAATTTTAATAAACTAAATAAACAATAATTAATGAAACGTGTAATAAACAAAAACTTAATTAAACTTATTTTATAAACCTAAAATGTAACGATATTAACCACTATATTATATTTATATACAATGTTGTAACACAAATTATCTTATCTATAAAAATAACAGAAAATTCAATGACAAAATAGTCACAGTAATATTTAAATTATAATAATATTTACAGGAAAAAACATGACAACATGGACTACAGGAAAAATAATACAGATAACACATTGGACAAAGCATCTGTTTACAATCATATTACATGCAGCAATAAACCCATTTATTCCAGGACAATTTGCTAAACTAAAATTAAAAACAACAAATAATAAACATATTCAAAGAGCCTACTCATACGTCAATACACCAAATAATATCAATTTAGAATTTTACTTAGTATCTATTCCAAATGGCAAACTTAGTCCATTATTATACGTACTCCGTCCTGGAGATGAAATTTTGATTAGTAAAGAAGCATATGGTACTTTTATACTAGAAACAATTCCAAATTGTCACACCTTATGGATGTTAGCAACTGGTACTGGTATCGGGCCGTATCTCTCAATCCTTGAATATGGACAAGGATTACAACGTTTTACAAATATTGTATTAGTACATGCTGTACGTTTTGTCAAACATTTAAACTATTTACCACACATGTTAAGATTGAAAAAAAAATACAAAAAAAAAATAAAAATACAAACAATTTTAAGCCAAGAAACTATGCCAAATTCGTTAACTGGACGTCTACCATATCTTATAAAAAATGGCCTACTAGAACAAGCTGTAGGATTAACATTAGCTGTTAACAATAGTCATGTTATGTTATGTGGTAACCCTCACATGGTTTATGATGTTCAAGAACTATTAAAAAAAACAAGAGGTATGAAAAACAATATAAAAAACAAAATAGGACAAATAACAAAAGAAAAATATTGGTGATCCCTGTTTGTAACAAACAACAAAATAAAATATAATATACTAATATATATACTTTATTTTTCTGTTTTCTAAAAATAAAAATAAGACAAACATAAACCTTATAAATAACAATAATAACTAACAAAATGTTACATAAATCCAAACGTACACAAATAAAAACATATTATACAAATTATTATTATTTCATTTAACAATGTTATTGTTCATTCAATAATGTATACATTAGACATATAAAAATAAAATAAATTTCAAAATAAATTTCAAAAATATAACAGCACAAATAAATACGGAGAAAACATGCGTTATCCATTAATAATAAGTAATTGGAAAGCAAACGGCAGTAAAACTATGATTATTGATTTTATTCATAAATTACAAAATAATTTAAACAATAATTACGCATGTAATATCATTATCGCACCACCAATAATATATCTAGATGTAATTAAACAATACTTAATCAATAAAGATATCATATTAGGCGCTCAAAATGTAGATATTCACATATCCGGTTCGTTTACAGGAGAAATATCCGCCAATATGCTAAAAGATATGGGTGTTCTATATACAATAATAGGACATTACGAAAGACGCATCCATCACAAAGAAAATAATGAAGATATTATAAAAAAATTTGATATTCTAAAAAAAAACCATATAACTCCTATATTATGTATAGGAGAAAACAAAGAAGAAAAAATACAAAATAAAACTAAAACAGTGTGTATTCAACAAATTAATAATATAATAAACACCTTAGGCATAGAAATACTAAAAAATTCAGTAATAGCCTATGAACCTATCTGGGCCATTGGATCCACTTCATCAGCCAATCCTAACGAAGTACAAACTCTACATAACTTTATACGTAGCTATATAGCTCAACAAAATATAGAAATAGCAGAAACAATACATCTCTTATATGGCGGATCTGTAAATACAAACAACGCTTATGAATTATTAAGACAAAAAGACATCGACGGCTTACTAATCGGAAAAGCCTCTTTAGATCCGAAAAATCTTTCTGAAATTATTAAAATTACACAAAAAACAAAAACACGCAACTAAAATTTATTATATACTCAAACGCAATATAAAAATAATATCTATCAAGTAACAATTAATTCATGAATAATGCCAATGTATATCGTAAACGATATACATAAAATTCTTTGAACAAACTTAATATACTTTAAATACTTATTAATTTAATATATAATATTTTTTAATAAAAATATAGTTCTTTTTCATTAACGAAACTATATAATAAATTCATATTTAAAACAAAAATAATAATTTAAATTAAATCATTATATAAAAATAATTTATTCAATAAACTAAAATTAAAATAATTTTTTCGCTATATCTAAAATTTCTTTTTTAAATGGACGTTTCATATTTAAAATAGCTTCAATAATATCATGATGCACTAATCGATCATTCTGTAATCCAACACACCGTCCTGTATAACCTTGCAATAATAATTCAATAGAATAAGCACCCATGCGTGATGCTAATATCCGATCATAAGATATAGGATCGCCGCCACGTTGAATATGACCTAATACCGTAGCCCGTGTTTCCCTACCTGTTTTTTTTTCAATATAATGAGCCAAATCAAAAACATTACAAATATGTTCAGTAATAACAACAATTGCATGTTTTTTCCCTTTAGCAATACCAGCTTTAATTTTACATACTAAATCTTTTGGACTAAATTCTACTTCCGGTAACACAACAAATTCACAACCACCAGCTATAGCTGCAAACATAGTCAAATCACCACAATGACGTCCCATAACTTCAACAAGAGAAATGCGTTGATGAGAAGTTGAAGTATCACGCAAACGATCAATAGCTTCAGTAATTGTTTCTAATGCAGTAAAATACCCAATTGTATAATCAGTACCTACAACATCATTATCTATAGTTCCTGGCAAACATATGCAAGGAAAACCAACTTCAGTCAATTTTTTAGCACCTATATAAGAACCATCACCACCAATTATCACTAAAGCATGAATATCAAGTTTATTCATATTATTAATAACAACAGATAAAATGTAGTCTTTACAAAACTCCGGAAAGCGTGCCGAACCTAAAAATGTACCACCACGATTAATTACATCAGACACACTATAACGATTTAATTTTATTATTCGATTTTGAAATAAACCCAAATAACCATCACATACACCATACATTTCTAGACCTTCAGAAATACCTGTCCGAACAACGCCTCTAATAGCAGCATTCATACCAGGAGAATCACCACCGCTAGTTAATACACCAACTTTCTTAATCATCAAATCACTACTCCTGATACTTAAGTAATTGTCATAACTTATAAAAAAACAATAAATAAATATAATAATTCTATTAACCAATATATTTAAACAAACAATTATTTTCTATAACATATCTAATGACATATTATAAATTTATTAAATAAAAAAATAGATAATATATACACATATAAAAATGTATAATAACTATAGAAACTATACTACACTCATAACAAAGAAAAAATAAATACACACTTTATTATATTCAAATAACATAATCATTTAACATCAAATAATTGCTTAATTGTAATCATAAATAACATAATCAATAAAAAATAAAAATTATTACTAAATAATAATATAAATAAAAACAAACTAAATATTTAAAACATATATATATAATCACATATATTATTTAAATAACATTCATTTAAAGTATATATAACACCAATATACATTTTATCAAATAAAGAACAAATGCTTTAAAAATGTTATCTCTGTAATATTTCATCATAAAATAATAAACATTATCTAATCTATTAGCTTATATAAAATAATTAAATAATATAAAACAAAACAAAAAACTAAAACACTAATCAATAAAATACTGAACCACCATACAACAACTATTTACATCAAATATCCCATTCATTAATGAAATGAAAATACCTAATACACTATTATTTGCAATCATAAAATATCAAAAATATACAACACAGATTATTTTTAAACATTTTACTTATTTAAATAATTCACCACTCATCATCTATCTACTTCACAATTCGCGCTACGATACCAGCAACTGTAACACACGATGGCACTGAATGTAATACCACAGAACCCGCACCAACTTTCGCCATATACCCTATTTCAATATTACCAAGAAGAATAGCACCCGCTCCGATAATCACTCCTTCTCCTATCTTAGGATGACGATCACCACTCCCTTTCTTACCGGTGCTTCCCAAAGTAACAGATTGCAATATAGAAACATTATTAGCTACTACTGCTGTTTCACCAATAACAATACCCGTGGCATGATCTAGCATAACACCATATCCAATACGTGCAGCAGGATGAATATCCACTCCAAATAAAACAGAAATACGATTTTGAAAATAAACAGCTAAAGCATAACGATCTTGCAACCACAACCAATGACTAATACGATACGCTTGTAATGCATGAAATCCCTTAAAATATAAAAATGGAGTAGAATATTTATCAATAACAGGATCACGTTGCAAACTAAAAAAAATATCCCGTACAGCATAGATAATAATTGTTGCATTCATATTATATGCTTCTTCTATAACATCACGTATAACATTAGCAGAAACAGTTGTATTACCTAACTTCTCAGAAAGAATATAACTTAATGCATTTCCTATATGATTATGTTGTAATACAGTATCATGTAAAAATTTTGCTAAAACAGGTTCATTATAAGCTAATAATTGAGCTTCACCTTGAATTTTTTCCCAAATAAATTTCAATGACTCTACTGACATACTTATTACCTTATCTTATTTAATAAAATTTAAAAAAATAAATCTAAATCTAATGTAATATTTTATTATTTCATAGTTAATTTAACAAGATAAAAAGCTGCCTTATATACATCTCGACCGCAATACAATACACGATATATTTGTTCCACAATTGGCATAATCACATTATATTGACGTGATAATGCACGCACCTCATAAGCATTATTAAAACCCTCTACAACTTGACCAATTTTTTTCATAGCATTAGAAACTTCTACGCCGCGCCCTAATAAAATTCCGAACCTACGATTACGTGATTGATCATCCGTACAAGTCAAAACCAAATCACCAAGACCTGCCATTCCTGTAAATATATCTAATTCACTTCCCATAGCTACACCAAGACGAGACATTTCTGCTAAACCACAAGTAATTAAAGCAGCACGGGCATTAGCACCAAACCCAATTCCGTCAGATATACCAGATCCAATAGCAATAACATTTTTTATAGCACCAGCTAATTGAATTCCAATATAATCAGAATGAACATAAACCATAAAATTTTTATTATTGCATTGCAATAAATTTCTCAAATCAGCAATAAAAACAGAATCACTAGCCACTAAAACTATAGCAGTAGGTAACCCCATTGCAATTTCCCTAGCAAAAGTAGGACCTGAAATTATTGCTAAAGGTATCTCTTGACCTAGTATTTCTCTTACTACATTTTGCAACAGCCTGCCAGTTCCAGCTTCCAATCCCTTGGTTGCTAAAATAATACGAGAGTTACATCGTAAATATGGTTTTAATTTTACCAAAACATCACTAAAAACACGACTAGGTACTGCAATAATTATATCATGAGCAAAAGATAAAGCCACTTGTAATGATTTTTCTATTAACAACAACGCAGGAAAAGATATCTTAGGTAAAAGATGATGACAACGCATCGTTTTTAATCTATAAATATGAAGAGGATCATGACCCCACAACAATACTTTATGGCCGTTCCGCGATAACATAATAGCTAAAGCTGTACCATACGCTCCAGCGCCAATAACGACAACTGAAGCACTTGAAGACATTATAAAACTTCCTGAGATATCGTTGTCTTATTATTAGTATTATTATTTTTGTTTTGCAAATATTTCATAAACAATGCCTCAAAATTTACTGGAACTAAATGAAATTGTGGAAAACTACCTCTCATACATTGATTACTAATACATTCACGTGCATAAGGAAATAAGATATCAGGACAATAAGATCCAAGACAATGTTCTAATTGAGCACTTTGCACACCTGAAATAGCAAAAATACCAGCTTGTTTAACTTCACACAAAAAAGCCACATGTTGCCTGATTGTTGCAGTAACAATAACATGCAAAACCACTTCATATACATCTTTCAACAACTGACTAGATAAAGTATCTAAATCTAACTTAATTTTTGGTTCCCATTTTTCCTGAAATATCTTAGGGACATGAGGTGCTTCGAAAGATACGTCTTTTACATATATTCTCTGAATGTCAAAAACTACTTTAATATCTTCATTGCCTGACATTAAAAGCCTCTGCTATGCTAAAACTATACATGCTTAAAAATAAAAAAATTAAAATATACTATGAAAATTATTAATAATCTATTTCATTTTTAAGTACTTATCCAGTTCATTCTGCACGTCCAATTTACATAAATCATCCCACCCACCTATATGTTCTGTATTAAAAAAAATTTGAGGTACTGTATGTTGTCCGCAACGATCAATCATTTCCGCATGTACTATATCATTTTCAATAAAAATTTCCTTAAACGATAGACCTTTGCGGGACAATAATGCTTTAGCTTTTTGACAAAAGGGACAAAATTTTTTAGTATAAATTTCAATATCCATAATATAAACTCGAATAATTATCTCAAATAATAATATTAATAACAAAATTAACTATTTTCCTTAACCAAAGGTAAATTATTGTAAACCCAATTGTTAACACCACCATGGAGAAAATATACATGCTTAAATCCAATTTTATTTAAACGCCTAACTAAATTATAAGACAATGAACCAGTACTACACACAACCACTAATAAATCATTTTTCTTTACAAGACCATAAAAAAAATCATTTTTACTGTCTGTTTTGACATCTAAATCTATATTTAATAAATTAACACTATGAATAATATGTCCTTTACGATAATCATCTTGATCACGTAAATCTATAATCGTTACATTTTTTTTATTAATCAATTGAACCAGTGTATTGCACGATATCTCAAACTGCCGAGTTAACCAACTTTGAATAAAAAAATAGAGCACAAATATAAATAACAACAGCCATACTGTAACAATTAAAAAATGATTAATACAAAAATTTTCAATTTCCTTAAAATATATCAACAATTTATCGTGCGACCATTTTTAATTTAAAAGATCAAAAAGCAAACAAGATCAAAAAAACCACATACTAATCAAATAAAAAAATTTTCACGTTGCAACATC
The DNA window shown above is from Blochmannia endosymbiont of Camponotus (Colobopsis) obliquus and carries:
- the rpmE gene encoding 50S ribosomal protein L31; its protein translation is MKKNIHPKYKEIKAFCSCGSVIEIKTTLHNNINLDVCGFCHSFYTGTQRAIDNRGRVNRFNKQFGALIK
- a CDS encoding ferredoxin--NADP(+) reductase, with the protein product MTTWTTGKIIQITHWTKHLFTIILHAAINPFIPGQFAKLKLKTTNNKHIQRAYSYVNTPNNINLEFYLVSIPNGKLSPLLYVLRPGDEILISKEAYGTFILETIPNCHTLWMLATGTGIGPYLSILEYGQGLQRFTNIVLVHAVRFVKHLNYLPHMLRLKKKYKKKIKIQTILSQETMPNSLTGRLPYLIKNGLLEQAVGLTLAVNNSHVMLCGNPHMVYDVQELLKKTRGMKNNIKNKIGQITKEKYW
- the tpiA gene encoding triose-phosphate isomerase — its product is MRYPLIISNWKANGSKTMIIDFIHKLQNNLNNNYACNIIIAPPIIYLDVIKQYLINKDIILGAQNVDIHISGSFTGEISANMLKDMGVLYTIIGHYERRIHHKENNEDIIKKFDILKKNHITPILCIGENKEEKIQNKTKTVCIQQINNIINTLGIEILKNSVIAYEPIWAIGSTSSANPNEVQTLHNFIRSYIAQQNIEIAETIHLLYGGSVNTNNAYELLRQKDIDGLLIGKASLDPKNLSEIIKITQKTKTRN
- the pfkA gene encoding 6-phosphofructokinase produces the protein MIKKVGVLTSGGDSPGMNAAIRGVVRTGISEGLEMYGVCDGYLGLFQNRIIKLNRYSVSDVINRGGTFLGSARFPEFCKDYILSVVINNMNKLDIHALVIIGGDGSYIGAKKLTEVGFPCICLPGTIDNDVVGTDYTIGYFTALETITEAIDRLRDTSTSHQRISLVEVMGRHCGDLTMFAAIAGGCEFVVLPEVEFSPKDLVCKIKAGIAKGKKHAIVVITEHICNVFDLAHYIEKKTGRETRATVLGHIQRGGDPISYDRILASRMGAYSIELLLQGYTGRCVGLQNDRLVHHDIIEAILNMKRPFKKEILDIAKKLF
- the gpsA gene encoding NAD(P)H-dependent glycerol-3-phosphate dehydrogenase, translating into MMSSSASVVVIGAGAYGTALAIMLSRNGHKVLLWGHDPLHIYRLKTMRCHHLLPKISFPALLLIEKSLQVALSFAHDIIIAVPSRVFSDVLVKLKPYLRCNSRIILATKGLEAGTGRLLQNVVREILGQEIPLAIISGPTFAREIAMGLPTAIVLVASDSVFIADLRNLLQCNNKNFMVYVHSDYIGIQLAGAIKNVIAIGSGISDGIGFGANARAALITCGLAEMSRLGVAMGSELDIFTGMAGLGDLVLTCTDDQSRNRRFGILLGRGVEVSNAMKKIGQVVEGFNNAYEVRALSRQYNVIMPIVEQIYRVLYCGRDVYKAAFYLVKLTMK
- the secB gene encoding protein-export chaperone SecB, which produces MSGNEDIKVVFDIQRIYVKDVSFEAPHVPKIFQEKWEPKIKLDLDTLSSQLLKDVYEVVLHVIVTATIRQHVAFLCEVKQAGIFAISGVQSAQLEHCLGSYCPDILFPYARECISNQCMRGSFPQFHLVPVNFEALFMKYLQNKNNNTNNKTTISQEVL
- the grxC gene encoding glutaredoxin 3 — translated: MDIEIYTKKFCPFCQKAKALLSRKGLSFKEIFIENDIVHAEMIDRCGQHTVPQIFFNTEHIGGWDDLCKLDVQNELDKYLKMK
- a CDS encoding rhodanese-like domain-containing protein, which codes for MINKKNVTIIDLRDQDDYRKGHIIHSVNLLNIDLDVKTDSKNDFFYGLVKKNDLLVVVCSTGSLSYNLVRRLNKIGFKHVYFLHGGVNNWVYNNLPLVKENS